GTTCGGTGGTGAGGTCGGGGCGGTGCAGGTAGCCGTCGGCGACGCCGAATCCGGTGATCAGGATTTCCCCGGGTGTCCCGGCGGGGACGAGGTTCAAATCGGCGTCCACGACGCGGATCTGCCGGTTGGGCATGGGCCAGCCGATCGGCACGTACGCGCCGTCCCAGCCGGCGGAGGTGTCGAACCAGGTGCACGCCACCGCCGCCTCCGCCGGCCCGTACGCGTTGAGCAGGCGGGCGCCGGCGGCCGTCCAGCGGCGCGCCATCCGGGGCGGCACCGGCTCTCCGGCCAGGGTCAGGCAGGACATGCTCGGGCAGTCGGCCGGGTCGACGGCGGCCAGGTTGGTCGGCGGGCAGAAGGCGTGGGTCACCTGCTCCTTGGCGATCAGGTCGGTGAGCCGCCGGCTGTCGAGCAACTCGTCCCGGGAGCAGACGACGACCCGCGCGCCGGAGGTGAGGGCGGTGTAGATCTCGCCCAGGGCCACGTCGAAGACGGGCGCGCAGCAGTGCAGCATGCGGCTGTCGGGGCCCACGGCGCACTCGTCGCTCATCCAGGCCAGGAAGTTGGTGAGCTGCTGGTGGGTCAGCACCACGCCCTTGGGGGTGCCGGTGGATCCGGAGGTGTAGATGACGAAGGCGGGGGCGGTGGCGGGCACGTCGGGTAGTTCGGCCGGCTCGGCGGCGTGGGTGTTGGTCCAGTCGTCGAGGGCGATGACGTGGACGCCGTCGGGTCGGGGGATGTGGGGTGCGGTGTGGCGGGTGGTGAGGACGATGCGGGCGCCGTGGTCTGCCAGGAGCATGTGCATGCGGGCGGTGGGCCAGGTGGTGTCCATGGGGGTGTAGGCGGCGCCGGCGCGTAGGACGGCGAGGGTGGCGATGAGGGTCCAGAGGCTGCGGTCCAGGGCCAGGGAGACGACGTCGCCGTCGTTGACGCCGTTGGCGCGCAGATGGGCGGCGAGGGCAGCGGAGCGGCGGTCGAGGTCGGCGTAGGTGAGCGTTTCGTCGCCGGCGATGCCGGCTATCGCGTCGGGGGTGTGGCGGGCCCAGCGCAGGACGAGGTCGTGGATCGGCTCGGTCGGGATCGGGCGTTGCGGTCCGCGTCCCCAGGCGAGCAGCCGCTCGCGTTCGGCGTCTCCCAGTGGCCCGGCGTCGACCGTGCCTGCCACGGCGTGCGCGGCATCGAACCCGACAGACATGGAGCCAACCTCCGATCAGGACCGGCGCAGGGGTACGGCCGGGTCAGGAACCAGGAACTGCGGGACGCGCCCGGTGACGGCCGCGTCCGATGGGACGACCTCAGTGCGCAGCCGACGCCGGGCCGGCTTCGAGGAAGCGCAGCATGTGACCGTTCAGCTCCTCGGCGAAGCGGTACGGCAGGTAGTCCGTACGGATGGTCACGCGTAGCAGGGCATGGTCGGGCCGGGGCAGCACCTCGACCGTGAGACCGTTGGACACCTCCCGGGCGTACGGGTCGACGACCTCCTCGGCCCGGCAGCCGGGCAGCTCCAGCGGCAGCACGACGTTGTCCTGGAAGACGAACGTCGGGAGGCTGGCGACCACCTCGCCCGAGAGCCCGGCGGCGGGATCGTCGGCGGTCTCCGCGAAGGGGACGTCCTGGGCCCGCATCAGGTCGCTGATCGTCTCGTGGACCCGCAGGACGAGCTTGTCGTCCTGCGCCCCGTCGAACCGCACCCGGACGCAGTTGAGGTTGAGCCGGGTGGTGAACGCGGAGTCGAGAACCCGGCTGCCCCGCTTCGCGACGACCATCAGCAGGCCGATGTCGTCCTGCCGGTGCACGGCGCGCAGCGCCGAGGCGAACGCGGCGACGAAGTAGCTGGAGCGGCTGAACCGCTGTTCCCGGGCCGCCCGGTCCCAGCGCTGCATCACCTCGGGGGCGACGGTGACGGTGTGGCCGGCCTTCGGCCCCCAGGCCAGCGCCTGCTCCAGGGACACCGTCGGATCACCCGTGCCCTGACGCGGCAGCCCACGCAACTGCTCGCGCCAGTACGCCCGCTGGGCCTCCAGGTCGGCCGCGTCGCGTAGCCGGGTGTACTCGTCGTAGGACTGGCGCAGGGTGGGCGCGGGCCGCTCCCACACCGGGGCCTGACTAGACCTCCGCGCCGCGTACGCGTGGCTGAGGTCGCGCACCAGCAGCGCGTACGCCCAGCCGTCGAAGGCGATGTGGTGGATGCCGATGCCGAGCAGGACGCGGTTGGTGGCGGGGTGTCGGACGAGTGCGGCACGCCAGTTGCGGCCCTGGGTGTAGTCCAGTGGCTGCTGCACGGCGGTCGCCAGCTGGTCCAGCGCCTCCTGCTCGGTGGCGGCGTCGGAGAGCAACTGCAACTGCGGCATCCCCGGGTTCGGCGGCACGAGCGCCACCGGCGGCTGCACCCGCCGGTAGCGGGCGTGCAACGCCTCGTGCCGGCGGTGCACGTCGCCCAACGCCGCCATCAGCGCGCGCAGGTCCAGCTCACCCTCGATCCACCAGGTGACCGGGACGACCACCTCCAACGGCGACATCAGGCACTTCGCCACCTGTTGCGCGAGCGGCACCGGCCCGGAGCGCTGCCGGGTCGGCGCCGGCCCGGTGGGCGTACGCCGGGGCGCGCCGGCCAGCCACTGGGCCAGGGCGTGCGGGGTGGGGGTGCGGTGGATCTGGGAGACGGGAACGACCACGTCGGCGGCCTCGTCGATGGCCGTGGCGACGGCGGCGGATTGCAGGGAGGTGCCGCCGAGGTCGAAGAAGCTGTCGTGGACGCCGACCTGGTCGAGCCCGAGGACGCCGGCGAAGACACCGCTGACCAGCCGTTCCTCCTCGGTGCCGGGCGCGGCGTAGTCGACGTCGAGGTCGGGGCGTCGGGTGGCGGGTTCGGGTAGCTGCCGGCGGTCGATCTTGCCGGTGTCGCCGGTGGGGAACCGGTCGAGCACCATGATCACCGCCGGCACCATGTACGCGGGCAACTGCGCGGCGGCGTGCTCGCGGAGCGCGGCAACCCCCGGGCTGCGGCCGGTCACGTACCCCACCAGTCGCGCGACACCCCGGTCCTCGCGGCGGACCACCACCGCCCCGTCCACGTCGGGATGCTGGGCGAGGACGGCTTCGATTTCGCCGAGTTCGATGCGGATGCCGTTGACTTTGACCTGGTGGTCCATGCGGCCGAGGATTTCGAGGGCTCCGGCGGTGTTCCAGCGGCCGAGGTC
This genomic interval from Micromonospora coxensis contains the following:
- a CDS encoding non-ribosomal peptide synthetase, whose product is MSVGFDAAYAVAGTVDAGPLGDAERERLLAWGRGPQRPIPTEPIHDLVLRWARHTPDAIAGIAGDETLTYADLDRRSAALAAHLRANGVNDGDVVSLALDRSLWTLIATLAVLRAGAAYTPMDTTWPTARMHMLLADHGARIVLTTRHTAPHIPRPDGLTVIALDDHWTTEPAELPDVPATAPAFVIYTSGSTGTPKGVVLTHQQLTNFLAWMSDECGIGPGSRMLHSAAPVFDAAFGEVFATLTAGGCVVVCSRDDLLDARRLTDLVNRHEVTHTFGPATNIAPLDPAACPGLRCIIFGGEALPPQLARRWSTAGARVLNAYGPAEAAVACTWFDTSAGWDGAYVPIGWPMPNRQIRVVDADLNLVPAGTPGEILITGFGVADGYLHRPDLTTERFVTDPYGAGPAYRTGDLGRWNTAGALEILGRMDHQVKVNGIRIELGEIEAVLAQHPDVDGAVVVRREDRGVARLVGYVTGRSPGVAALREHAAAQLPAYMVPAVIMVLDRFPTGDTGKIDRRQLPEPATRRPDLDVDYAAPGTEEERLVSGVFAGVLGLDQVGVHDSFFDLGGTSLQSAAVATAIDEAADVVVPVSQIHRTPTPHALAQWLAGAPRRTPTGPAPTRQRSGPVPLAQQVAKCLMSPLEVVVPVTWWIEGELDLRALMAALGDVHRRHEALHARYRRVQPPVALVPPNPGMPQLQLLSDAATEQEALDQLATAVQQPLDYTQGRNWRAALVRHPATNRVLLGIGIHHIAFDGWAYALLVRDLSHAYAARRSSQAPVWERPAPTLRQSYDEYTRLRDAADLEAQRAYWREQLRGLPRQGTGDPTVSLEQALAWGPKAGHTVTVAPEVMQRWDRAAREQRFSRSSYFVAAFASALRAVHRQDDIGLLMVVAKRGSRVLDSAFTTRLNLNCVRVRFDGAQDDKLVLRVHETISDLMRAQDVPFAETADDPAAGLSGEVVASLPTFVFQDNVVLPLELPGCRAEEVVDPYAREVSNGLTVEVLPRPDHALLRVTIRTDYLPYRFAEELNGHMLRFLEAGPASAAH